In the Colletotrichum lupini chromosome 1, complete sequence genome, one interval contains:
- a CDS encoding major facilitator superfamily transporter has product MSLPDEKNPKDAFVIGESENEAHDGVKVPYHVDTERSVYVDSKRTWRSFFWSTLDVPKDEARFLTKLDLTLISASALGVMCRYLDQVNITNAFNSGMKEDLSLFGKELNYANAIWSAAYVFGQIPSNLLLTRVNAPLYIAFLEFAWTVFMLDYEAEKGPY; this is encoded by the exons ATGTCGCTTCCTGACGAAAAGAATCCCAAAGATGCCTTCGTCATCGGCGAAAGCGAAAACGAAGCTCATGATGGAGTCAAAGTCCCTTATCATGTAGATACCGAGAGGTCAGTCTACGTGGACTCCAAGAGGACGTGGAGATCATTCTTCTGGTCGA CACTCGATGTTCCCAAAGATGAAGCACGGTTTCTGACCAAGCTCGATTTGACACTCATATCAGCATCAGCTCTCGGCGTTATGTGTCGCTATCTTGATCAAGTCAACATCACGAATGCTTTCA ACAGTGGAATGAAAGAGGATCTTTCGTTGTTCGGAAAAGAACTCAACTACGCCAACGCTATTTGGAGTGCAGCATACGTGTTCGGACAGATACCGTCGAACCTACTTCTCACCCGA GTCAATGCTCCTCTTTACATTGCATTTCTCGAGTTTGCCTGGACAGTCTTCAtgttggattacgaggcagaaaaggggccctattag
- a CDS encoding AflN protein yields the protein MPLANQTRLLPDHLIRYRTRARGASQKLRAFQKPPSDVRWGCVLFISLDPSSTLAPSTCAAIHNLFTFARCLPATLYFVYSLYNARNLFRSLQRQGLPMPPHDPIWGHLKLIGRILKDLPPDIMPSAALAHEIRLRYPHLDQAFYLDQWPFFKPMLVVLSPDGARQVAQGQSLPKEPGQREFLKPLTGGYDLDTMEGDEWKFWHNIFSPGFRVANIAGLVPSLVEIAGVFCDRLRRCVNRNEVVSLSPMALDLTMDFSSKAIMGHDMHCQAGYNLFAAAMASQLSWLHYRGTSLLRDINFIRPFVQCYNTWRMDSYIKKVLKENSEAAESKQTNSISILDAANAPQDQGHLRILPDVIRSQIKFMMLAGYDTTGSSIVFMTNLLSQHPEVLARVRVEHDNVFGSDLKATAGLIASQPKLLNQLPYTTAVIKESLRIYPPGATQRLGNRVFNVFIQAFSDTSETDTREKPVAALRSLPTERCNVYVSHYAIHHNSRYWFRSSEFLPDRWLVKEKDDPLQPPANGWRPFERGPRSCIGQEMALAEIKMVCALTAREFDFKPAYEETGQTEKYHGDPVYLVSRGGAANPSRFFPCRVSYAKRT from the exons ATGCCATTAGCGAATCAGACTAGGCTCTTACCGGATCATTTGATACGATACCGAACACGAGCTCGTGGCGCT TCGCAGAAGCTCCGCGCCTTTCAAAAGCCACCCAGCGATGTTCGTTGGGGTTGCGTGCTTTTCATCTCGCTTGACCCGTCCAGTACATTAGCCCCTTCCACTTGTGCAGCTATTCACAACTTATTCACATTCGCAC GCTGTCTACCAGCTACTCTCTACTTTGTTTACTCCTTGTACAACGCCCGCAACCTTTTCAGGTCACTTCAGCGTCAAGGGTTGCCAATGCCCCCTCATGATCCGATCTGGGGCCATCTCAAACTAATCGGAAGGATCCTGAAAGATTTACCACCTGACATCATGCCGTCGGCAGCACTGGCCCATGAAATTCGCTTGCGTTATCCACATCTCGATCAGGCCTTCTATTTGGATCAGTGGCCCTTTTTTAAGCCCATGCTGGTCGTTCTGTCACCAGATGGGGCTCGTCAGGTGGCACAAGGTCAATCTCTCCCGAAAGAGCCAGGCCAGCGAGAGTTCCTGAAACCGCTCACAGGTGGTTACGATCTGGACACTATGGAAGGAGACGAATGGAAATTCTGGCACAACATCTTCAGCCCTGGCTTTCGAGTCGCGAATATCGCCGGACTGGTGCCCAGTTTGGTTGAGATAGCTGGGGTCTTCTGTGATCGTCTACGCCGATGTGTAAACAGGAACGAGGTGGTTTCTCTGAGTCCGATGGCTCTCGACCTTACCATGGACTTTTCAAGCAAGGCTATCATGGGCCATGATATGCATTGTCAGGCAGGCTACAACCTTTTTGCCGCCGCGATGGCTTCGCAGCTCAGCTGGCTGCATTATCGCGGCACTTCGCTACTGAGGGACATTAACTTCATCAGGCCCTTTGTACAATGCTACAATACTTGGCGGATGGACTCGTACATCAAGAAAGTACTAAAGGAGAACTCAGAAGCTGCCGAGAGCAAACAAACAAACTCCATCTCGATACTGGATGCCGCCAATGCACCACAAGACCAAGGCCACCTGCGAATACTTCCCGATGTTATTCGGTCACAGATTAAGTTTATGATGCTTGCAGGTTATGACACAACCGGGTCATCGATCGTTTTCATGACCAATCTCCTGTCGCAGCACCCAGAAGTACTGGCACGCGTTCGAGTTGAGCACGACAATGTCTTTGGCTCCGACTTGAAGGCAACAGCGGGCCTGATAGCCTCTCAGCCGAAGCTTCTTAATCAGCTCCCGTACACGACTGCCGTCATCAAAGAGTCCTTGCGCATTTACCCTCCCGGAGCAACTCAGAGACTGGGCAATCGAGTTTTCAATGTCTTCATTCAGGCCTTCTCTGATACCTCAGAGACTGATACGAGGGAGAAACCTGTAGCAGCTCTGAGGTCACTTCCAACGGAAAGATGCAATGTCTATGTCAGCCACTACGCAATCCATCATAACTCACGGTACTGGTTCCGCTCAAGCGAGTTCCTCCCAGACCGTTGGTTGGTGAAGGAAAAAGATGACCCTCTGCAACCTCCTGCCAATGGTTGGCGTCCCTTCGAGAGAGGACCCAGGAGTTGCATAGGGCAAGAGATGGCTTTGGCTGAGATCAAGATGGTGTGTGCTCTGACTGCGAGAGAATTTGATTTCAAACCTGCGTATGAAGAGACCGGGCAAACAGAGAAGTATCATGGGGATCCTGTGTATTTGGTGAGTCGCGGGGGAGCAGCCAATCCGAGTCGCTTCTTTCCTTGTCGTGTGAGCTATGCGAAGAGAACATGA